The Solea senegalensis isolate Sse05_10M unplaced genomic scaffold, IFAPA_SoseM_1 scf7180000017270, whole genome shotgun sequence genomic interval tctttgacggcctggatgaaagcagactctcactggacttcagcagcaggacgctggtttctgacgtcacacacacgTCATCAGTCAACATGCTGctgaccaacctcatccaggGGAATCTGCTTCCCTCGGCTCTCGTCTGGATAACTTCTCGACCTGCGgcggccaatcagatccctcctacATGCGTTGCCAGGGTAACAGAAGTACGAGGCTTCACTGACGACCAGAAGGAcgagtacttcaggaagagatccagaactgaagatctgtccagcagactcatctcacacatcaagacgtccaggagcctccacatcatgtgtcaagtcccagtcttctgctggatcagtgctacagttctggagcacatgttgaccacagagcagagaggagagctgcccaagaccctgacagacctgtactcacacttcctgctggttcagaccaagaggaagaagaacaaataTGATAAAGGACACGAGAGGAGTCCACAGGAGCTGATGGAGGCCGACGGGGACTTTCTTCTGAAGCTGGGGAGGCTGGCCtttgaacatctgcagaaaggagacatcatgttctaccaagaagacctggagcgGTGTGGTCTTAGTGTGACAGAAGCCTCGGTGtactcaggagtttgtacagagatcttcagaagagagagcgtgatcttccagaaatcagtctactgctttgttcatctAAGCGTccaggagtttctggctgcagtctacatgttccactgtttcaccagCAGGAAAACAGAGGTACTGCAGGACTTCTTCAGAAAaaaagttgatgatgatgatggtggttacACTTCTCTTGATGTGTTTCTGAAAGCAGCCATGGAGAAAtcccttcaaagtgaaaatggtcacctggacctttttgttcgcttccttcatggactctgtctggagtccaaccacagactcttaggaggtctgctgggtcagactcagaacagtccagaaatcatccagagggtcattgagaacctgaagaagatgaacacagacaatatctcacctgacagaagcatcaacatcttccactgtctgacagagatgaacgagcaatcagtgcatcaggagatccaagagttcatgaagtcaaagaacagagaacaggaactctctgagatccactgctcagctctggcctacatgctgcagatgtctgaggaggttctggatgagttggaccTGGAAAAGTACAACACATCAGTCCAGGGGAAACAGAGACtgattccagctgtgaggaactgcaggaaggctCGGTGAGTTCAGACATGATACATAACAtctgttcacacaatgaacaaacactagggggcagtggagagaaaatctgtgacagaaccagactcaaacatgtgcagcatctgcctcgaccagttgtggtgaaaggacaaaatggaggacagaggagaggagggggagagaaagtgaaagagggaggtgaggtagagacagaagagagagaccaggagcagaaatataacagttgtgtgagcttctaagtttaaacaggacttatgacatttttatacaactacaatgttattgatgttctattaatgagacataaacattagactgatatcaactttaattatagtatcattaataacaatgataacaatactACTGGTTTCAAGCAGCAACTTTGTCTAAACTAGTCATGTGTCGTTCGTGAATGatttgttcaaaatgaactaatcttttatatgactcgggagtaatgagtcatctcagtgagtgattcgttcattttcatgcagtaccttccttcgccacatggcagacagctgcataagctcagcaggaaaggaaacagaaatgattagttcaggattcactcaactgagcgagcgtccgtcctcaggtcacgtgacagctactgagtcactgtcgtgctgttaaacaacaatgacagagaggatacaggacacaagtcacttgtcactttattgaggtgtgtatttgctttcctcgggtttcatatggtttgaattgcattttgtttattatactttgtcagctgaagcgaaacgatgttgcctacagtgttaagtgtttgagaaccgtggtctcttttacaacgcccacaagagggatacagcgccacccactgtaaaaatgaatgaaatgaacgaaatgactcaaaaaaagattagttcaatttactgtccgagagtaaaagatctgagTCAGTTAGAAGAGTCGAACTCTTAAGTCTCATCTtctattctttattcaggttgtgttactgcagtttgacagagataaGCTGTTCTTgtctggcctcagctctgaagtccaacccctcacacctgagagaactggacctgagtgagaacaagctgcaggattcaggagtgaagctgctgtgttctggactggagagtccacattgtagactggagactctgaggtgagttcactgactctctgttactgttgtaaatgtcagatgtttcatccacaactgaaagtcattcatgttgtcacatgagttgaatcagtgatggttgttccatgtttccactttttcttccctcagatgtagaatcaggatcttttcacagctgacgtgttttttgttttctaaagtgtttcagtcgctgtagttttcacgtcagtcacagctttgaccttttctgactgaactttctcctctgacacgttcacatgtagccaatgagaatgagtgttgttgatgatgtcacagctgtgactgtttacaaacaaacaggagcgtCCTTGGTTGGCTCAAGATGGCGACCTGGGCGGTTGGAGTGTGGTGAGCTCCCAAACTATAAGTTGTACCACGTCAAAAAACGGCAACTAAACCAACTACTATGACTGCTGTGGCTACTCTGTGAGGATAGAGCACGTTGTAAGTAAATTGATGGACACCTCTTGCTGTTTTCTTGTGAAGTAAGGTGTTATGGAGTTCAACTTCCTAGCTTTGTTAGTATAGCATTAGCTTTAACAAACCACTAGAACCATGCCGAAAAGAGAAGTGAAATCCAATAGCAGTACCAACGTCACGTCACTACTTCAACATGAAGTTGAAGGTTTTGACGGTTTGTTCACATCGCTACCAGTTAAGCCGAGTAAAGGCCCGGACCCAAAGAAACAGCGTCAAAAAGGCGGAGGTGATGCTGACGATGTTTCCAACACTGAAATCATGAATGCAGTAGTGGAGTTAACAAAACGCTTCACTGCGCTTGAgcaaaacatctccagaaacaATGAAGCCATTACGACAGTCTGCGAGCAGTTGAAAAGGATGGAATTCCAAgttgaaaataacaaagaacacattaaagaaatgtcAGGACAAGTCTCACAACTGCAACAGAGAAGTGAAAATAGCGAGCGGTTCAGCAGGCGCTGGAATCTTCACATGTATGGATTAGGAGAGACACCTGCAGAGAACATCAGAGGGGAGATCATCAAGTTGCTGGCGCTGCTCGCacctgaagacaaagaaaagctggGCTTTCTCGTTGACACAGTGCATAGAGTTGGAGTTCCCCGGGATAATGCAGCACGACCTGTCATCGTGCAGTTCACAATGAGATCCTTTGGAAACAAAGTCTGGAAGATTTCACGTGGCACTGAGATTCTCAAGGAGAAGAAACTACTGTTTAAGGAAGATTTGACACAAACCGACAAGATGGAAAGAAACAAGCTCTGGCCGCTTGTGGAAGCTGCCAGAAAGCAAGGGAAACGTGCTGGTTTCCAGAACCCTATATTGAAGGAAAAAAGGTGACTTGTTAAGGTTAGAATGGGTTCTGGACTTTAAGGGTTATGTTAATTAAGTCACAGGAGCACTTTTGGTTTTGGggatcattttattaataatataataatgttttataaagatataaacagCTCTGTCATTTTATATCCCAGCATTTCCAAAAGGTTTCCAATTTCAAGAGGTGTATGCCAAGGATGtcctatttcttgttttttatttttgattgtggctgaagttttgttgttaaatatctCACATAGCCCCGATATTCATGGTTTGACCATCTTTAACAGACAgatcaaaatgacacagctaGCCCATGATACACTATTGTTTCTAAGGGATAAAGGGCAAATACAAAGTGCATTACGTGCAACTGGTGCATTTTCAGAAGCTTCGGGTCTTAAACTTCATCTCAACAAAAGTCAACTTTTATGTTTCtatgagactgaagagaaacttatgtttgatattcctgtcaaacagtgtgttaaatatcttggtGTTCACATTTCCAAGGACATGACTCTCAGACAACAGCTACATTTTCTtcccaaaatgaagaaaactaagaCAATTTTGAATTGATGGCTTCAGAGAGACCTTTCAATCTTTGCTAGAGTGTTATTGTCAAAAGCTGAAGGTGTATCAAGATTAGTTTATCctgctttgtcactttttgttagtgatatgttctgcacagaaatcaatcatttatgtattacatttgtgtggaaacatAGGAGACATTGcctcaaaaaagaaattctcactttagagagagcagaaggaggATTGGGCGTCTTAGATTTGATCCGTTTGAATTGCACCTTTAAGATCAAATGGCTTCAGAAATGTTTGGAATGTCCGGAATCGCTATGGAATTTTATACCATATAATATCTTTGAAAATGGAAGCGGCTTCAACTTTCTATTGGGATGTAACTAGTCCGTTTCTAAATTGCCACTAAAAGTctcaaaatgtcatcaacagGCTTTATTGTCTTGGAAAGTGTGTTATGTTCACAACTTTTCACCACATAAAACTCTTATTTGGAATAACAGTGATATTACTGTTAACAAGAAAAGTCTATATAAGGAGGCCTGGATTGAAAGGGGTATTATCtatgtttctgctttgtttgataATAAAGGTCATCTTTATAGTTATGAACCATTTCTAAGAACAAAATCTTTTCCTATCATTTATAAAGAGTTGATTTCTGTAATGCCAGCTATTCCCACAGgcataattgaatgaatgaaatgtcaccTTGGCCATCAAAATATTGATCCTCAAGTGCCTTCTCTACTTATTGTTGGGATACCATTAACAGATGTaaagtgtacaaacaaacatataaggaAAGAGATTCAAAAGTAGAACAAGATTTCACCCAAAAGCAAATCTTTCTGGAATTCACAATTTGATCATATAAAGTGGCACAAAGCATGGTTATGCccctttcagttttgtgtttggaatAAAATCAGAGAAGTTCATTTCAGAATCTTACATAATATTTACCCgtgtaacacaatcatttccaaatgtgttgACATTGATGCTAAAGTGCAAAACTGAGCCAGAAACgactttacatctgttttatcactgccccttttcttttgttttgtggagagACGTAGAGAAGTTTATTCAGAACAGGACTGGTCATGTCATAGCAATTGCCCCAAAGGATATTGTCACTGAATTGAATCGTAGCAACAGATCTTTAAATCACATGGCAAATCTCATTCTTGCAATTGGCAAATTCAATATTCATAAAGCACGATTCTCTAAATCCTTCCCTAACATGAACAGTTTCACAGTTGAATTCAACTTGTACATAGATACTTTATCCTctatgtcaaacaaaaaaagtgccaGCGCACATTACTGTATTTTCATGAAATAGAGTAATGTATTACTGTATTTAAGACATTatggcttttctttttgtgtgtttatttatttcattttttatttaaattacatttgtttttatgttttttatttggtatATATGTGATTTGTATGACTAGTTTCATGTTTTACTGATATGCACTTGTATTAATCTGTATATACTAATTTCTGTATATCCTTGTGGCTAAATGTCTGTATGTTCCTCGTCTtgaattaaaagttaaaaagttaaaaaaagaaaagatctcAAGGTAGAAACTTAAAGAACAAGGTTCACATACTTGTGCTGCTGTCTTAACATATtgccaataaaataataaaaactaaaaaaaagcagcttcctctcatcttcaaatcagctgctgttgtttttttaaaccttcatttcatttacattaaactcattttattcactgatgaataaaataaactccttatacacacacacacacacacacacacagtagttgtctaaagcagtggttctcgTGGACACTCTCCCGGGGTTGGCGAGTAGGCTACAGGatgggaaggaaaaaaaaaaaatcccgaAAATTCCCCCCATGTCGAAATGCAAGTGGTTGGATtattataacaaacaaatcatcctCATGGTGACCTtttggtaccaggtactatttctagtaccaggtactatttctagtaccaggtactatttctagtaccaggtactatttctagtaccaggtactatttctagtaccaggtactatttctagtaccaggtactatttctAGTACCTACTCCTGCGAGGTTCCAAGCACTAAGCAGGTACTATgcaatgattggtcagactgccggccactgactggccagagtcccgtcacagggactggtgtaaagtcactagtcactcgggtgtgtgtgtgtgtgtggcgtataaaagaaagtcaccgcagtttcactcagctgtgcagagatgactccgcccacattaagtaggtactttttttgtagttgaAATACAAGAATTACCCCAAGAATTGAGGATCTTTGCAAGGCAAAGCAGGCTCAGGTCTCACATGAACATCGCCTGCAAGCTTCTGTAAAAAATGCAGAGGATATTCCTACTATTAGACCtcgtaataataacaataataaagcatAAATTTATATCAAAGGTCTGGTGCCAATTCCCAATTATACCAATAGTCTAGTAATGATAATAGGcctactgatgatgatgatgatgatgataataatataatattagtGTGGGCCTAAAAAGAATTGCCTAGCCTGGGGctggctgtctctctctctctctctctctctctctctctgtctctgtctgtctgtctgtctgtctgtctgtctgtctatctatggatctagccatccatccatccatccatccatgggGTGCTGTAGTGGGGATGGCGCCGGGAAGGGGAGGGGGAGCCCCAACTGCAATGAACCAGCTTGCAAAAGGTTGAGAACCCCTggtctaaagtctcatcttttattctttattcaggttgataaactgcagtttgacagagatcagctgttcttctctggtctcagctctgaagtccaacccctcacacctgagagacctggacctgagtgggaaccagctgcaggattcaggagtgaagctgctgtgttctggactggagagtccacattgtagactggagactctgtggtgagttcactgactctctgttactgttgtaaatgtcagatgtttcatccacaactgaaagtcattcatgttgtcacatgagttgaatcagtgatggttgttccatgtttcctctttttcttccctcagatgtagaatcaggatcttttcacagctgacgtgttttttgttttctaaagtgtttcagtcgctgtagttttcatgtcagtcgcagctttgaccttttctgactgaacttgatgtttttcactttctcctctgacacgttcacatgtagccaatcagaatgagtgttgttgatgatgtcacagctgtgactgtttacaaacaaacaggagcgtCCTCGGTTGGCTCAAGATGGCGACCTGGGCGGTTGGAGTGCCGTGAGCTCCCAAACTATAAGTTGTACCACGTCAAAAAACGGCAACTAAACCAACTATTATGACTGCTGTGGCTACTCTGTGAGGATAGAGCATGTTGTAAGTAAATTGATGGACACCTCTTGCGGTTTTCTTGTGAAGTAAGGCGTTAAAGTTATGGAGTTCAACTTCCTAGCTTTGTTAGTATAGCATTAGCTTTAACAAACCACTTGAACCATGCCaaaaagagaagtgaaatcCAACAGCAGTACCAACGCCACGTTTTCACTACTGTGtattctgtgcaatgacaataaaaggaagtctaagtctaagtctataATAGCGAGGTTTTGACGGTTTGTTCACACcggcctcgcgctctcacccgttcattcaccgcgcacGGTACTAGTTGTCTTCAGTGCCGTCCCTGCGCATGTCGTTCCAAATTTAGAGGGGGATtgggcaacgtatggcaaagttatagggcacttcctgtttaaaatggcagacttcctatTCGGTCAAATACGTGTccataaacgtgttcagggaagttcccttgtcttacataaaaagttttgtgcagatcggacaatcttagagtttacttcctgtttcgggcattccacttcctgttgggaggtcatctcttgcagacatgctcaggacaggtccctggtg includes:
- the LOC122764160 gene encoding NLR family CARD domain-containing protein 3-like, whose protein sequence is KFAVSVDEQTSCCQDVLKDPVTTSCGHQFCRRCISSYLDQSGPPGDSCCPQCGKRPRTGRGPQSIPDVGLQKVLDEHKISLRSRFEHVTEGTEGTGSRTPLNRIFAELYITEGQSEEVNTQHEVMQLETTSKKKTVQDTPIKCCDIFKALPDQQGSIRVVLTNGVAGVGKTFSVQKFTLDWAEGSENQDVNLLIVLLFRELNLIRDQQHSLLTLLHVFHPTLEKVRAEELAVCKPLFIFDGLDESRLSLDFSSRTLVSDVTHTSSVNMLLTNLIQGNLLPSALVWITSRPAAANQIPPTCVARVTEVRGFTDDQKDEYFRKRSRTEDLSSRLISHIKTSRSLHIMCQVPVFCWISATVLEHMLTTEQRGELPKTLTDLYSHFLLVQTKRKKNKYDKGHERSPQELMEADGDFLLKLGRLAFEHLQKGDIMFYQEDLERCGLSVTEASVYSGVCTEIFRRESVIFQKSVYCFVHLSVQEFLAAVYMFHCFTSRKTEVLQDFFRKKVDDDDGGYTSLDVFLKAAMEKSLQSENGHLDLFVRFLHGLCLESNHRLLGGLLGQTQNSPEIIQRVIENLKKMNTDNISPDRSINIFHCLTEMNEQSVHQEIQEFMKSKNREQELSEIHCSALAYMLQMSEEVLDELDLEKYNTSVQGKQRLIPAVRNCRKARLCYCSLTEISCSCLASALKSNPSHLRELDLSENKLQDSGVKLLCSGLESPHCRLETLRLINCSLTEISCSSLVSALKSNPSHLRDLDLSGNQLQDSGVKLLCSGLESPHCRLE